In a genomic window of uncultured Flavobacterium sp.:
- a CDS encoding ABC transporter ATP-binding protein, translating to MITIQNLTKVFRTEEVETSALSGINLEIKQGDFLTIMGPSGCGKSTLLNIIGLLDGASDGSYKLLGQEMIGLKEKGRAQVRKENIGFIFQNFNLIDELSVYDNIELPLLYNNVKASERKQKIEAIAEKLNISHRLKHYPQQLSGGQQQRVAVARALVNDPKIILADEPTGNLDSKNGNEVMELLTDLHAKGATILMVTHSDYDASFSQKTIHMKDGVIFSERLNQRNVDVFMDAK from the coding sequence ATGATAACAATTCAAAATTTAACCAAAGTTTTTAGAACTGAAGAAGTAGAAACCTCAGCTTTGAGTGGCATTAATTTAGAAATTAAACAAGGTGATTTTTTAACTATCATGGGACCTTCTGGTTGCGGAAAATCGACTTTATTAAATATCATTGGTCTTTTGGACGGCGCTTCTGACGGAAGTTATAAATTATTAGGTCAGGAAATGATTGGCTTAAAAGAAAAAGGAAGAGCTCAGGTTCGTAAAGAAAATATCGGATTCATTTTTCAGAATTTCAATTTGATCGATGAGCTTTCTGTTTATGATAATATCGAATTGCCGTTGCTTTACAACAATGTAAAAGCATCTGAAAGAAAACAAAAAATTGAAGCTATTGCTGAGAAATTAAATATTTCGCACCGTTTGAAACATTATCCTCAACAACTTTCTGGAGGACAACAACAAAGGGTTGCTGTTGCAAGAGCTTTGGTAAATGACCCGAAAATCATTCTTGCCGATGAGCCAACCGGAAATCTGGACAGTAAGAATGGTAATGAAGTTATGGAACTTTTGACTGATTTGCATGCAAAAGGTGCCACAATTTTAATGGTTACACACTCTGATTATGACGCTTCGTTTTCGCAAAAAACGATTCATATGAAAGATGGTGTTATATTCTCTGAGCGATTAAATCAGAGAAATGTAGATGTTTTTATGGACGCTAAATAA
- a CDS encoding LysE family transporter translates to MALLTPLLSGFLAAFIGIIPPGLINMTAAKVNLKEGKKNALWFVAGAILVIFFQVSLAVLFAQVIDNRPDVVTLLREIGFVIFSILTIYFLFFAKEPKAKKSKIKKHSKKSRFFLGMLLSGLNFFPIPYYVVVSVTLASYHLFAFENNIIFTFVFGSVLGSFAALYSYIGFFGKIEKKTDYIMRNMNTIIGSITGLIAIATLFNILSYYFG, encoded by the coding sequence ATGGCATTACTTACCCCATTACTTTCAGGTTTTCTTGCCGCTTTCATTGGGATTATTCCCCCGGGATTAATCAACATGACCGCAGCCAAAGTAAATTTGAAAGAGGGCAAAAAGAATGCTTTATGGTTTGTTGCCGGAGCCATTTTGGTGATCTTTTTTCAGGTTTCTCTGGCCGTTTTATTTGCTCAGGTAATTGATAATCGTCCGGATGTTGTAACGCTTTTACGCGAAATTGGTTTTGTTATCTTCTCAATCTTAACGATTTACTTTTTGTTTTTTGCTAAAGAACCAAAAGCCAAAAAATCCAAGATAAAAAAACACAGTAAAAAAAGTCGTTTCTTTTTAGGAATGTTGCTTTCGGGTTTGAACTTTTTTCCAATTCCATATTATGTGGTTGTGAGTGTTACTTTAGCTTCTTATCACCTTTTTGCATTTGAAAATAACATTATTTTTACTTTTGTTTTCGGATCTGTTTTGGGTTCTTTTGCAGCATTATACAGCTACATTGGTTTCTTTGGAAAAATAGAAAAGAAAACCGATTATATCATGCGAAACATGAATACTATTATTGGTAGCATCACAGGATTAATTGCCATTGCAACGCTTTTTAATATTCTGAGTTACTATTTCGGTTAA
- a CDS encoding MGMT family protein has translation MAEDNFFERVYAIARQIPYGKVTSYGAIAKALGTARSARMVGWAMNACHNMDDVPAHRVVNRKGLLTGKHHFDGTNLMQQLLESEGIVVENNQIIDLEKHFWTPEIEF, from the coding sequence ATGGCTGAAGATAATTTTTTCGAAAGAGTTTATGCAATCGCCAGACAAATTCCATACGGAAAAGTAACTTCTTATGGCGCTATTGCGAAAGCTTTAGGAACCGCACGTTCTGCCCGAATGGTAGGTTGGGCAATGAATGCCTGTCACAATATGGATGATGTTCCTGCGCACAGAGTTGTAAACAGAAAAGGTCTTTTGACTGGAAAACACCATTTTGACGGAACCAATTTAATGCAGCAACTTTTGGAAAGCGAAGGCATTGTTGTAGAAAACAATCAAATTATAGATCTCGAAAAACACTTTTGGACACCTGAAATTGAATTTTAA
- a CDS encoding sigma-54 dependent transcriptional regulator encodes MRKKQAQILIVDDQEEILFSAKMILKKHFETIFTTNSPKKIISLLSENDINVVLLDMNYRIGFEDGREGIHWLKEIKTLSPQTIVILMTAFGKIETAVEGIKIGAFDYVLKPWHNEKLLEIIDKAVVESRKNTKKVVVEKTEKRYFVGTSQKIKQAYSIAEKVAKTDANVLILGENGTGKYVFAEFIHENSERKNQPFVHVDLGSLSDNLFESELFGYAKGAFTDAKIDTPGRFEMASGGTIFLDEIGNIPLHLQAKLLHVLQTKTVTRLGESKVRPLNVRIVAATNSDIKAEVKNKTFREDLLYRINTMEIHLPSLRERKDDIVPMAHFILDQIAEKYNQENWKFEDNVAPYLEKYPWKGNVREMENKIERALILADNNTISVQDLDILNFEDFQENDENPLSEMERNVIEKALFKHNGNISKTAEELGLSRAALYRRIEKYDLKNG; translated from the coding sequence ATGCGAAAAAAACAAGCCCAAATATTAATCGTTGACGATCAGGAAGAAATTCTTTTTTCGGCAAAAATGATACTCAAAAAGCATTTTGAAACTATTTTCACGACAAATAGTCCAAAAAAAATCATTTCGCTTTTAAGTGAAAATGATATAAATGTGGTTTTGTTAGACATGAATTACCGAATTGGTTTTGAAGATGGGCGAGAAGGAATACATTGGCTAAAAGAAATTAAAACACTTTCGCCACAAACAATTGTGATTTTAATGACCGCATTTGGTAAAATTGAAACTGCCGTTGAAGGAATAAAAATTGGAGCTTTTGATTATGTTTTAAAACCGTGGCATAACGAAAAATTATTGGAGATAATAGATAAAGCGGTTGTCGAAAGTAGAAAAAACACCAAAAAAGTTGTTGTCGAAAAAACTGAAAAAAGATACTTCGTTGGAACTTCACAGAAAATAAAACAAGCTTATTCAATTGCTGAAAAAGTGGCTAAAACCGATGCAAATGTTTTGATTTTAGGCGAAAACGGAACTGGTAAATATGTTTTTGCGGAGTTTATTCATGAGAATTCAGAACGTAAAAATCAACCTTTTGTTCACGTTGATTTAGGTTCTTTAAGTGATAATTTATTCGAAAGTGAACTTTTTGGATACGCAAAAGGGGCTTTTACAGATGCAAAAATAGATACACCCGGAAGATTTGAAATGGCGTCAGGCGGAACTATTTTTCTGGATGAAATTGGGAATATTCCGCTTCATTTGCAAGCTAAATTATTGCATGTTCTGCAAACCAAAACAGTTACGCGTTTGGGCGAAAGCAAAGTCAGGCCATTAAATGTTCGAATTGTTGCAGCAACAAATAGTGATATTAAAGCTGAGGTCAAAAACAAAACATTCCGCGAAGATTTATTGTACCGAATTAATACAATGGAAATTCATTTGCCGTCATTACGCGAACGAAAAGATGATATTGTTCCGATGGCTCATTTTATTCTAGATCAGATTGCCGAAAAATACAATCAGGAAAACTGGAAATTTGAAGATAATGTAGCGCCATATTTAGAAAAATATCCCTGGAAAGGAAATGTGCGTGAAATGGAAAATAAGATCGAACGCGCCTTGATTTTAGCAGATAATAATACAATTTCTGTACAGGATTTAGACATTTTGAACTTTGAAGATTTTCAGGAAAACGACGAAAATCCATTATCTGAAATGGAAAGAAATGTTATCGAAAAAGCCTTATTTAAACACAACGGAAACATCAGTAAAACAGCCGAAGAATTAGGTTTGTCAAGAGCTGCATTATACAGAAGAATCGAAAAATACGATTTAAAAAATGGTTAA
- a CDS encoding HAMP domain-containing sensor histidine kinase — MKNWKFYNALFVRVLFVMMLFFFCVYLIYKMFYYNAFLVGFFGAVMLFEMYFFVKNRLSFYDRTLQSILKNDFTTNFPEANKRESFKSLYLLYDALKVRQQEQTSKELVYQSILNSIDTATLILEKENDEWNIFLMNDCFSNLFKVPKVSHWKYLKNYLPSLCSEVENVGFTDLKSAISIKIEEQDLQTFMLQTSHAKTYNKEYFIILLDSIQRVIEKKEKEAWINLMKIISHELMNSLTPIRALSQNLLHIVDQDKLEDDDFDDIKSSISTIINRSDHLQVFVENYRKLAMLPTPTKIMTPINALFQDCLRIMDPILKAENIELINEIHSSRSILIDKNQMEQVIINLITNSIYALKEKSEKKMFLSSYTENNRFFIVISDNGKGIDQEIRDKVFLPFFTTRKDGAGIGLTLSKNIIEAHGGYLSYQTDEDKTSFVISLI, encoded by the coding sequence ATGAAAAACTGGAAGTTTTATAATGCATTGTTTGTGAGAGTATTATTTGTAATGATGCTCTTTTTCTTTTGCGTTTATTTAATCTATAAAATGTTTTATTACAATGCGTTTTTAGTTGGTTTTTTTGGCGCTGTAATGTTGTTTGAAATGTACTTTTTTGTCAAAAACAGATTATCGTTTTATGACAGAACATTACAATCTATATTAAAAAATGATTTTACGACTAATTTTCCGGAAGCCAATAAAAGAGAAAGTTTCAAAAGTTTGTATCTTCTTTATGACGCTTTAAAAGTGCGACAACAAGAACAAACTTCAAAAGAACTTGTTTACCAATCTATTTTGAATAGTATTGATACAGCGACTTTAATTTTAGAAAAAGAAAATGACGAATGGAATATTTTTTTGATGAACGATTGTTTTTCGAACTTATTTAAAGTTCCAAAAGTCAGTCATTGGAAATATCTTAAAAACTATCTGCCATCGCTTTGTTCAGAAGTCGAAAATGTTGGTTTTACAGATTTAAAATCGGCAATTTCGATTAAAATAGAAGAACAGGATTTGCAGACTTTTATGTTGCAAACTTCACACGCAAAAACATACAATAAAGAGTATTTTATAATTTTATTGGATAGTATTCAGCGTGTAATTGAGAAAAAAGAGAAAGAAGCCTGGATTAATCTGATGAAGATTATTTCGCATGAATTAATGAATTCCCTAACGCCAATTCGTGCGCTTTCGCAAAATTTACTCCACATTGTTGATCAGGATAAACTAGAAGACGACGATTTTGATGATATCAAAAGTAGTATTTCGACCATTATTAATCGAAGCGATCATTTGCAGGTTTTTGTCGAGAATTATCGAAAATTAGCCATGCTTCCGACGCCAACAAAAATAATGACACCAATAAATGCGCTTTTTCAGGATTGCCTCCGAATTATGGATCCGATTTTAAAAGCAGAAAATATTGAATTGATTAACGAAATTCATAGTTCGCGTTCTATTTTGATAGATAAAAATCAGATGGAACAAGTGATTATTAATTTAATTACAAACAGTATTTATGCCTTAAAAGAAAAGAGCGAAAAGAAAATGTTTTTATCCAGTTATACAGAGAATAATAGGTTTTTTATAGTCATTTCGGACAACGGAAAAGGAATCGATCAGGAAATTAGAGACAAAGTATTCTTGCCATTTTTCACCACCAGAAAAGACGGCGCCGGAATTGGATTAACACTTTCGAAAAATATTATTGAAGCCCACGGCGGTTATTTAAGCTACCAAACCGATGAAGATAAAACGAGTTTCGTGATTTCTTTGATTTAG
- a CDS encoding ABC transporter permease, which yields MIFNWFKIFIYHLKQNKLFSFLNVLGLSIGVAGVIFAILYWNNENSYDQWNPEKENSYQVLNVIGGTGDTWATSSIPFGRTCKATIPEIEQICFLNIWYGESVIKYQNQKVIDKKIMVSDENFFDFFPFPIIKGDKKAILKEKNSVAIAEEQANLLFKNDDPIGKSISYNDKSYIVKAVYRIVKPSSFEPNYVFGGLVREQDFNQWGNFNYGLMIKIKKGVDPALVLKKMHNVNFVNRTLKDAKESGQTVAQYIKENGEIKVILDQLKTLHLHGTKASGTTTPEGKGNLQLLYIMAGLSVLILILSLVNYINLATASAIKRAKEVGVRKIVGASKNQIIAQFIFETAIIVVLAIIFALAIVELSLPYYNTFLKKSLTMNGGEFYLQLLLIFGLVIILAGIFPAVYISNFETLKVLKGNFSRSKSGIWIRNSMLIFQFGIAAFFIIGALIVNSQVDYMMNKNLGFSGDQVIRIPFKSTDYNHKAQKYFTAKQEIGKMSGVEDVSTFAGTFGNSTNSSSGFTHNGVFVQPRNVEMDFGFLEMMKIKIVEGRNLSSKFASDTIDNWLINETLAKTLGLKNPINTVITSGWGNEKGNLKFKVVGIVKDFNITGLQNKVPPMVFINMKTLKWNNFDNVYVKVSPNNLTETLAKLKTYWEKNVNPDYPFDYEFVNKGFAKTYEEQVKQKDLFFILNLVVIIIAIFGLFALASFSMERRLKEIAIRKTLGAETDVLLKALSKQYVLFCLIGFGIGIIPAYILLQKWLENFAFRIGVSVVPFTIALISLMVLTLLIVLTKAYQVTKIDILKYLKYE from the coding sequence ATGATTTTTAACTGGTTTAAAATATTTATTTATCATTTAAAGCAAAACAAATTGTTTTCGTTTTTAAATGTCCTTGGCTTAAGCATTGGAGTTGCGGGAGTTATTTTTGCAATTTTATATTGGAACAACGAAAACTCATACGATCAATGGAATCCTGAAAAAGAAAATTCTTATCAGGTTTTGAATGTAATTGGTGGAACCGGAGATACTTGGGCAACAAGTTCAATTCCTTTTGGAAGAACCTGTAAAGCAACGATTCCGGAAATTGAACAAATTTGTTTTTTAAACATTTGGTATGGTGAGTCTGTTATAAAATATCAGAATCAAAAAGTAATCGATAAAAAAATCATGGTTTCTGATGAGAACTTTTTTGATTTTTTCCCTTTTCCAATTATAAAAGGAGATAAAAAAGCCATCTTAAAAGAGAAAAATAGTGTTGCTATTGCGGAAGAACAAGCGAATCTACTTTTTAAAAATGATGATCCAATTGGAAAATCAATTTCTTACAATGATAAATCTTATATCGTAAAAGCTGTTTATCGCATTGTAAAACCGTCGTCTTTTGAACCAAATTATGTTTTTGGCGGACTTGTGCGTGAACAGGATTTCAATCAATGGGGAAATTTCAATTATGGTTTGATGATTAAAATCAAAAAAGGTGTTGATCCTGCTTTAGTTTTAAAGAAAATGCATAATGTCAATTTTGTAAACAGAACTTTAAAAGATGCTAAAGAAAGTGGTCAAACTGTGGCGCAATACATCAAAGAAAATGGCGAAATCAAAGTTATTCTTGATCAGTTAAAAACTTTACACCTGCATGGCACAAAAGCTTCCGGAACTACAACTCCTGAAGGAAAAGGAAATCTACAGCTTCTTTACATAATGGCAGGATTATCTGTTTTGATTTTGATTTTGTCGCTTGTAAATTATATCAATTTAGCAACAGCTTCGGCTATAAAACGTGCCAAAGAAGTAGGTGTTCGTAAAATTGTTGGCGCAAGCAAAAATCAAATTATTGCTCAGTTTATTTTTGAAACTGCTATTATTGTTGTTTTGGCAATTATTTTTGCGCTGGCAATCGTAGAACTTTCTTTGCCTTATTACAATACCTTTTTGAAGAAATCTTTGACTATGAATGGCGGCGAATTTTATCTGCAGCTTCTTTTAATATTTGGATTAGTAATCATTCTTGCAGGTATTTTTCCAGCCGTTTATATATCGAATTTTGAAACTTTGAAGGTTTTAAAAGGAAACTTTTCAAGAAGCAAAAGTGGTATCTGGATTAGAAATTCAATGCTTATTTTTCAATTTGGAATTGCAGCTTTTTTCATCATTGGTGCCTTAATTGTAAATTCTCAGGTTGATTATATGATGAATAAAAATCTTGGTTTTAGCGGTGATCAGGTTATCAGAATTCCTTTTAAATCTACCGATTATAACCATAAGGCTCAGAAATATTTTACTGCAAAACAAGAAATCGGTAAAATGTCAGGAGTTGAGGATGTTTCTACTTTTGCGGGTACTTTTGGGAACAGCACAAACTCAAGTTCCGGTTTTACACACAATGGTGTTTTTGTTCAACCACGAAACGTAGAAATGGATTTTGGTTTTCTTGAAATGATGAAAATTAAAATTGTCGAAGGCCGAAATTTATCTTCTAAATTCGCTTCTGACACTATTGATAATTGGTTAATAAATGAAACTCTGGCTAAAACATTAGGACTTAAAAACCCTATAAATACAGTAATCACATCAGGTTGGGGAAATGAAAAAGGAAACTTAAAATTTAAAGTGGTTGGTATTGTCAAAGACTTTAATATTACAGGACTTCAAAATAAGGTTCCGCCAATGGTTTTTATCAATATGAAAACTTTAAAATGGAATAACTTTGATAATGTTTATGTAAAAGTTTCTCCAAATAATCTGACTGAAACTTTAGCTAAACTAAAAACATATTGGGAGAAAAATGTAAATCCTGATTATCCTTTTGATTATGAATTTGTCAATAAAGGATTTGCTAAAACTTATGAAGAACAAGTAAAACAAAAGGATTTGTTTTTCATTTTGAATCTTGTTGTAATCATCATTGCCATTTTTGGATTGTTTGCTTTAGCATCTTTCTCAATGGAAAGAAGATTAAAAGAAATTGCGATCAGAAAAACTTTGGGCGCAGAAACAGATGTTTTATTAAAAGCATTATCGAAACAGTATGTTCTGTTTTGCTTAATAGGATTTGGTATCGGAATTATTCCGGCTTATATCTTATTGCAAAAATGGCTTGAAAATTTTGCTTTCAGAATTGGCGTTTCGGTTGTTCCGTTTACTATTGCATTGATTTCTTTAATGGTTCTGACTTTACTAATTGTCTTGACAAAAGCTTATCAGGTTACCAAAATAGATATCTTAAAATACTTAAAATACGAATAA
- a CDS encoding HlyD family efflux transporter periplasmic adaptor subunit, which translates to MDTVIPRKNRKFRYLTIAIAVFLVLAVIIFFSFSTKRSLNVKSDELSIQKIEKAFFEDFVVFQAKVEPLNVMLVNVTEGGSVKEIFVENGAMVTKGQSLARLYNPNTELNYLTQETAIIEQINNLNTGKLNIRNQELSLNKDLVLIEHDYNDAKRLYDMNAKLYDKDVISKNDWNTFKESLRFQEERKRTIQQSIQKEKQTNQIQISQINRSIQTMEKSLDILRNNKKNFLITAPETGRLTSFEPVLGKTFQAGESIGKIDSKRGYKLTADVDEFYLEKVREGLKGQVEFKGKTLEVLVTKVIPEVKSGHFTVELAFTSKEEIVLQDGLSFGVKLILSEKNKTLVIPKGSFNQETAGKWIFVVKGNKAERRNIKLGRENPSYYEILDGLKEGESVITSSYADYKDIEELSISSSQAQ; encoded by the coding sequence ATGGACACGGTAATCCCTCGTAAAAATAGAAAATTTAGATATCTGACAATAGCAATTGCTGTTTTTTTAGTTTTGGCTGTTATTATCTTTTTCTCCTTTAGCACAAAAAGAAGTCTGAATGTAAAATCAGATGAACTTTCTATTCAAAAAATCGAAAAAGCTTTTTTTGAAGATTTTGTTGTTTTTCAGGCTAAAGTTGAGCCTTTAAATGTAATGTTGGTAAATGTTACTGAAGGCGGATCTGTTAAAGAGATTTTTGTCGAAAATGGCGCAATGGTTACCAAAGGACAATCGTTGGCGCGTTTATACAATCCAAATACGGAACTTAATTACCTGACTCAGGAAACGGCAATTATTGAGCAAATCAATAATTTGAATACGGGAAAACTGAACATTAGAAATCAGGAATTAAGTCTTAATAAAGATTTGGTTTTAATCGAACATGATTATAATGACGCCAAAAGATTATATGATATGAACGCCAAATTATATGATAAAGATGTGATTTCAAAAAACGACTGGAATACTTTTAAAGAAAGTCTTCGTTTTCAGGAGGAACGCAAAAGAACGATTCAGCAAAGTATTCAGAAAGAAAAACAAACGAATCAAATTCAGATTTCGCAAATAAATCGTTCGATTCAAACTATGGAGAAAAGTTTGGATATTTTAAGAAACAACAAAAAGAACTTCTTAATTACTGCTCCGGAAACTGGTAGATTGACTTCATTTGAACCTGTTTTGGGTAAAACCTTTCAGGCTGGAGAAAGCATCGGAAAAATAGATTCAAAACGCGGTTACAAACTTACGGCTGATGTTGATGAATTTTATCTGGAAAAAGTTCGCGAAGGTTTAAAAGGTCAAGTCGAATTTAAAGGAAAAACTCTTGAAGTTTTAGTTACGAAAGTAATTCCTGAAGTTAAAAGTGGTCATTTTACTGTAGAGTTGGCTTTTACATCTAAGGAAGAAATTGTTTTACAAGACGGATTAAGTTTTGGAGTGAAATTAATCTTGTCCGAGAAGAATAAAACTTTGGTTATACCAAAAGGAAGTTTTAATCAGGAAACCGCAGGGAAATGGATTTTTGTAGTTAAAGGCAATAAAGCCGAAAGAAGAAACATAAAACTAGGCAGAGAAAATCCTTCGTATTATGAAATTCTGGATGGCTTAAAAGAAGGCGAATCTGTAATTACTTCGTCGTATGCTGATTATAAAGACATTGAGGAGTTATCCATTAGTAGTTCGCAGGCGCAGTAA